From the Equus przewalskii isolate Varuska chromosome 19, EquPr2, whole genome shotgun sequence genome, one window contains:
- the LOC103567984 gene encoding olfactory receptor 2J3-like yields MTMEKINATSESYFVLLGFSNWPHFEVALFVVILMFYLMTLIGNLFIILLSYLDSHLHTPMYFFLSNLSFLDLCYTSSIIPQFLVNLWGPEKTISYAGCMTQLYFSLALGSTECVLLVVMSYDRYVAVCRPLHYTVLMHPRFCHLLALASWVSGFTTSSLHSSFTFWVPLCGNRQVDHFLCEVPALLLLSCVDTHANELTLLVTSSIFVLIPLILILSSYGAITRAVLRMQSTTGLQKVFRTCGSHLMVVSLFFIPAMCIYLQPPSGNSQDQGKFIALFYTVVTPSLNPLIYTLRNKDVRGAVKRLMMLQ; encoded by the coding sequence ATGACGATGGAAAAAATCAATGCAACTTCTGAAAGCTACTTTGTTCTGCTGGGTTTTTCTAATTGGCCTCATTTTGAAGTAGCTCTCTTTGTGGTTATCTTGATGTTCTACTTGATGACATTGATAGGTAACCTGTTCATCATTCTCTTGTCATACCTGGACTCCCAtctccacactcccatgtacttcttcctctcaaACCTCTCTTTTCTGGATCTCTGCTACACCAGCAGCATCATCCCCCAGTTTCTGGTCAACCTCTGGGGCCCAGAGAAAACCATCTCTTATGCTGGTTGCATGACTCAACTTTACTTTTCCCTTGCACTGGGAAGCACAGAGTGTGTGCTACTAGTGGTGATGTCCTATGACCGATATGTAGCTGTATGTAGACCCTTGCATTACACTGTCCTCATGCACCCTCGTTTCTGCCACCTTTTGGCTTTGGCTTCTTGGGTAAGTGGATTTACCACCTCATCACTTCATTCCTCCTTTACCTTCTGGGTACCACTGTGTGGAAATCGCCAAGTGGACCATTTCTTGTGCGAAGTTCCAGCACTGCTGCTACTGTCATGTGTTGATACACATGCTAATGAGCTGACCCTCCTGGTCACCAGTTCTATTTTTGTTCTCATACCTCTCATCCTCATTCTCAGCTCCTATGGTGCCATTACCCGGGCTGTGCTGAGGATGCAGTCAACAACTGGACTTCAGAAAGTCTTTAGGACATGTGGCTCCCATCTTATGGTCGTATCCCTCTTTTTCATTCCAGCCATGTGTATATATCTCCAACCACCGTCGGGAAATTCTCAAGATCAAGGCAAGTTCATTGCCCTCTTTTATACTGTTGTCACCCCTAGCCTCAATCCTTTAATCTACACTCTAAGAAACAAAGATGTGAGAGGTGCAGTAAAGAGACTAATGATGTTGCAGTGA